A section of the Candidatus Rokuibacteriota bacterium genome encodes:
- a CDS encoding ATP-binding protein: MEEALDFGKGRMSDFIFVSSVQKELRAERQAVRDFVRGDALLRRFFDVFLFEDLPASDRRADNVYLDEVARCGIYLGLLGNEYGGEDAAGVSPTEREFDHATARGKVRLIFVKGALDAHRHPKMRSLMSKAGTQLIRRRFTGIPDLTAALYASLVEHLERTGKLRTRPFDAAACPDATLADISPEKVKWFLGMARRERQYPLGEGTPPAEALAHLNLLDAGQPSYAAMLLFGSQPQRFLLSSEVKCLHFHGTEVRKPIPSYQVYQGTVFELVDQAVDFVMSKITRAVGTRAKGPQAPVEYELPREAVAEALVNAVAHRDYTSNASVQVMLFADRLEVWNPGELPPALTLAQLRVPHPSIPHNPLISEPLFLARYIERAGTGTLDMIARCREVGLPEPEFRQDGGQFVITLWRDWLTQKAIDALGLNERQKQAVALVRKNGRITNREYQALAGITDRTALRDFEELTAKGVLEKRGTTGRSIHYVLRRQTRHKPDKADTGASDRGTRHKPDKGDTR; this comes from the coding sequence ATGGAGGAGGCTCTTGACTTCGGCAAGGGACGGATGAGCGACTTCATCTTCGTCAGCAGCGTGCAGAAGGAACTGCGGGCCGAGCGGCAGGCCGTCCGGGATTTCGTACGCGGGGATGCCTTGTTGCGGCGCTTCTTCGATGTCTTTCTCTTCGAAGACCTGCCGGCTTCCGATCGCCGGGCGGACAACGTGTACCTGGACGAGGTGGCGCGCTGCGGCATCTACCTCGGGCTACTCGGCAACGAGTATGGCGGCGAGGATGCTGCGGGCGTGTCGCCGACGGAGCGCGAGTTCGACCACGCCACTGCCCGTGGCAAGGTCCGGCTCATCTTCGTCAAGGGAGCGCTCGATGCACACCGGCATCCAAAGATGCGATCGCTGATGAGCAAGGCGGGCACGCAGCTCATCCGTCGTCGCTTCACCGGCATTCCCGACCTTACCGCGGCTCTCTACGCGAGCCTCGTCGAGCATCTGGAGCGAACCGGCAAGCTCCGCACCCGACCCTTCGACGCGGCGGCCTGTCCGGACGCCACCCTGGCTGACATCTCCCCGGAGAAGGTGAAGTGGTTTCTCGGCATGGCTCGCCGGGAGCGGCAATACCCGCTCGGTGAAGGCACGCCGCCGGCCGAGGCGTTGGCCCACCTCAACCTGCTCGACGCCGGCCAGCCGAGCTACGCGGCCATGCTCCTTTTCGGAAGCCAGCCGCAACGCTTTCTGCTCAGCTCCGAGGTCAAGTGCCTGCACTTCCACGGCACCGAGGTCCGCAAACCCATTCCGTCCTACCAGGTCTACCAGGGCACGGTGTTCGAGTTGGTGGATCAGGCGGTGGACTTCGTCATGTCCAAGATCACCCGGGCCGTGGGCACGCGCGCCAAGGGTCCGCAGGCGCCGGTCGAGTACGAGCTGCCCCGCGAGGCTGTGGCCGAGGCCCTCGTCAACGCCGTGGCGCACCGCGACTACACAAGCAACGCCAGCGTCCAGGTGATGCTCTTCGCCGACCGGCTGGAGGTCTGGAACCCCGGTGAACTTCCGCCCGCTCTGACCCTGGCGCAGTTGCGCGTGCCGCACCCATCCATTCCGCACAACCCGCTCATCAGCGAACCGCTCTTCCTCGCCCGCTACATCGAACGGGCCGGCACCGGCACGTTGGACATGATCGCCCGGTGCCGGGAGGTCGGCTTGCCAGAGCCCGAGTTCCGGCAGGACGGCGGGCAGTTCGTCATCACCCTGTGGCGGGATTGGCTGACGCAGAAGGCCATCGATGCCCTCGGCCTGAACGAGCGCCAGAAGCAGGCCGTGGCCCTGGTCCGGAAAAACGGGCGCATCACCAACCGGGAGTACCAGGCCCTGGCCGGCATCACGGATCGTACCGCGCTGCGGGACTTCGAGGAACTGACGGCGAAGGGCGTGCTCGAGAAACGCGGCACCACGGGGCGATCCATCCACTACGTGCTCAGGCGGCAAACCCGACACAAACCCGACAAAGCCGACACCGGAGCCTCCGACCGGGGAACCCGACACAAACCTGACAAAGGCGACACGAGATGA